In Candidatus Chlorohelix allophototropha, one DNA window encodes the following:
- the cheB gene encoding chemotaxis-specific protein-glutamate methyltransferase CheB, with translation MNIIKVLVVEDSDMVAEILIQALESDRYIKVAGRAANGREALELLPRLNPDLITMDVWMPVMDGFQTVERIMATNPTPILVVTSTNLKEDVQLSLRMMAAGALDVIEKPVMSGWDMWTRQKKELIAKARLLAGIKTYIKSSPMQSESKLAETTPAYVTTNTEPIQLDFHSNKALVYEDYQYQLIAIACSTGGPSALLKILTDLPSDLPIPFIVVQHISEGFTRGLVEWLNREVPLEVRVAKDGELLEPGVVLFSPDRYNIKVTQDRRVSLIAVGKVILCPNADILMQSVAENYGNRAIGVVLTGMGDDGAKGLSAMHAAGACTLAQDAVTSLIYGMPKAAFEAGAVSEVLPLESIAPRLNVLSKQLLRRTIL, from the coding sequence ATGAATATAATTAAAGTTCTTGTAGTCGAAGATTCTGACATGGTAGCTGAAATACTTATTCAGGCACTGGAGAGTGACCGGTATATTAAAGTTGCCGGGCGGGCTGCCAACGGTCGGGAGGCGCTTGAGTTACTGCCCCGCTTAAATCCCGATCTTATTACGATGGATGTCTGGATGCCTGTTATGGATGGTTTTCAGACGGTCGAGCGGATTATGGCGACTAATCCAACCCCTATTCTGGTGGTTACCTCTACCAATCTTAAGGAAGATGTGCAATTATCTTTGCGCATGATGGCGGCTGGCGCGCTGGATGTCATTGAAAAGCCCGTGATGAGTGGTTGGGATATGTGGACGCGCCAGAAAAAAGAGCTGATTGCAAAAGCTCGGTTATTGGCAGGAATAAAAACCTATATCAAGTCTTCTCCGATGCAATCTGAATCTAAACTTGCAGAAACCACACCTGCCTATGTGACAACTAACACTGAACCGATTCAACTTGACTTTCATTCTAATAAAGCGCTTGTTTATGAAGATTATCAATATCAGCTTATCGCCATCGCTTGTAGTACCGGCGGACCTAGCGCCCTGTTGAAAATATTGACAGACCTTCCTTCTGATTTACCTATTCCATTTATTGTGGTTCAACATATTTCAGAAGGATTTACTCGTGGTCTAGTGGAATGGCTTAATCGTGAGGTTCCGCTTGAAGTGCGAGTAGCAAAGGATGGCGAATTACTAGAACCGGGTGTGGTTTTGTTTTCCCCTGACCGCTATAATATTAAGGTTACACAAGATAGGCGAGTCTCCCTTATTGCGGTTGGCAAGGTAATATTGTGTCCAAATGCCGATATACTAATGCAATCGGTTGCAGAAAACTATGGCAACCGCGCGATTGGCGTAGTATTAACCGGAATGGGTGATGATGGTGCAAAAGGTCTTTCCGCTATGCACGCTGCGGGAGCCTGTACCCTAGCGCAGGATGCGGTAACTTCCCTGATCTACGGGATGCCGAAAGCTGCTTTTGAAGCGGGTGCAGTAAGCGAGGTTTTGCCGCTTGAGTCTATTGCGCCACGGTTAAATGTTCTCAGTAAGCAGTTATTACGGAGAACAATACTATGA
- a CDS encoding DUF364 domain-containing protein → MPIILDSIIETLPNGWKIKQINIGVNWTLVEIINPEGLTRAGIAATPGPEEFNAQTQFHYGLNQLPISDARILAEKVREVAPVQAALGLATLNSMLSPDPTTLTDIDAGDWLVEHSIGRKVAIVGHFPFVKELVPIANKLWVLELDPREGDLPASDAPKVIPYADLLAITSSTLINHTLESILELVQPGTKVIMLGPSTPLTPILFKFGVNLLSGVQVSDMPTLLKSIEAGVSFRKMRGLRRVSLLNI, encoded by the coding sequence ATGCCTATAATACTTGACTCTATAATTGAAACGCTGCCCAACGGCTGGAAAATAAAACAGATCAATATCGGGGTTAACTGGACACTGGTTGAGATTATTAACCCGGAGGGGTTAACTCGTGCTGGCATTGCTGCTACCCCCGGACCAGAGGAATTTAACGCGCAAACGCAATTTCATTACGGCTTGAACCAGTTGCCTATTAGCGATGCACGCATATTGGCAGAGAAAGTTAGGGAGGTTGCGCCTGTTCAGGCAGCATTAGGACTGGCGACACTGAATAGTATGCTTTCTCCAGACCCAACGACGCTTACCGACATTGATGCCGGCGATTGGTTGGTTGAACATTCTATTGGGCGTAAGGTTGCAATTGTAGGGCATTTTCCATTTGTGAAAGAGCTTGTACCGATAGCGAACAAGCTTTGGGTGTTGGAACTAGACCCGCGCGAAGGAGATTTGCCTGCTTCAGATGCTCCCAAAGTGATACCCTACGCCGATTTGCTGGCAATTACCAGCAGCACTTTGATTAATCACACCCTTGAGAGTATTCTTGAGCTTGTACAACCCGGAACTAAAGTTATTATGCTCGGTCCCTCTACTCCCCTCACGCCAATACTTTTCAAGTTTGGAGTAAATTTGCTGTCAGGCGTGCAGGTTTCCGATATGCCCACTCTACTCAAATCGATTGAAGCTGGCGTATCCTTCCGAAAAATGCGCGGGTTACGCCGGGTAAGTTTGCTAAACATATAG
- the plsY gene encoding glycerol-3-phosphate 1-O-acyltransferase PlsY, whose translation MDWLLFLLFLLVGYLLGSIPTGLILGRWLKNIDVRQFGSGKTGATNTLRTLGWKISLSVFLIDALKGGIAVWLPVLYFTDAPDNWLPWVRMLAAFACMLGHDFPIWIGFKGGRGVAVGVGELLVVSPFIWILTFFVTFPTIVITRYVSLGSIVGSVFTVVFTVVAIFAINLDPRYLGFSIVSALLVIVMHRDNITRLLNGTERKLGDKASKVKPSSEQNPTH comes from the coding sequence ATGGATTGGCTGCTCTTTTTGCTCTTTTTGCTGGTGGGATACCTGCTTGGTTCTATTCCCACTGGCTTAATATTAGGCAGATGGCTGAAGAATATTGATGTGCGTCAGTTTGGCAGTGGCAAAACCGGCGCAACCAATACCTTGCGAACGCTTGGTTGGAAAATCTCACTGTCTGTTTTCCTCATCGATGCCCTCAAAGGTGGAATTGCTGTGTGGCTACCAGTGTTGTATTTCACCGATGCCCCCGACAACTGGCTGCCATGGGTTCGCATGTTGGCGGCTTTTGCATGCATGTTAGGACATGACTTCCCGATATGGATCGGGTTCAAGGGTGGGCGTGGTGTGGCTGTAGGTGTAGGTGAGTTGCTGGTAGTCTCTCCGTTTATCTGGATATTGACATTCTTTGTCACCTTTCCTACAATCGTTATTACCCGTTATGTATCTTTAGGTTCGATTGTAGGCTCAGTTTTCACCGTTGTATTTACAGTAGTAGCAATATTTGCGATCAATTTGGATCCACGTTATTTAGGTTTTTCCATTGTTTCAGCCTTGCTGGTTATAGTAATGCACCGTGATAATATTACCAGATTGCTCAACGGCACCGAACGTAAGCTTGGAGATAAAGCCTCGAAAGTAAAACCATCTTCTGAACAGAATCCAACCCATTAA
- a CDS encoding transposase, which yields MNLNTLKEFRHEIYDCFEYASDALFNLADALMTESQAQSVLELTLSPNFERKWPSLYEALQMGQVNQTRFEQTMVRYAPHPFDGERLVLAVDATNIERPFSTTSADRGWLYKHNLPNCDKPVTVGWQFSTVVVVPAQTSSHTYIVSNRRIKTSQTPAEVASQQLSELRPYFAERPLNLGDRYYPTKAFIQNSSKDYDLLLRLKSNRVFYRKVVRDEQKRGRGAPAKHGARFQCNDPNTHGLPQRVWVGTDENGHKLVVSAWTELHLREAPELALSIIRIQREAASGKTHDPLESWYVWSGQTELDLTQVWSYYKRRYSIEHGYRFDKQDLLWEKPRLRYPSQFELWTAIVSLVHDELQIAQGLGLEVLRPWENSQRQPSPQQIRRGLSGIIVQLGSPAKASKVRGNGKGRAVGTKVRPATRYKVVKKGFSTSNLTNIRC from the coding sequence ATGAACCTTAACACACTTAAAGAATTTCGGCACGAAATCTATGACTGCTTTGAATACGCCAGTGACGCATTGTTTAATCTGGCGGATGCCCTTATGACAGAAAGCCAGGCTCAATCGGTACTGGAACTGACCCTTTCGCCCAATTTTGAGCGAAAATGGCCCAGTTTGTATGAGGCTTTGCAAATGGGTCAAGTTAACCAAACTCGCTTCGAGCAAACCATGGTGCGCTACGCCCCTCATCCCTTCGATGGTGAAAGATTGGTACTGGCAGTGGATGCTACCAATATCGAGCGACCCTTTAGCACTACATCTGCAGATCGTGGCTGGCTTTACAAACACAATCTGCCCAATTGTGATAAGCCCGTGACCGTGGGTTGGCAATTCTCGACCGTGGTGGTGGTGCCGGCTCAAACCAGTAGCCATACATACATTGTCTCCAACCGCAGGATCAAAACCAGTCAAACACCAGCAGAGGTAGCCAGCCAGCAACTGAGCGAATTGCGCCCATATTTTGCTGAAAGACCGCTCAATCTGGGAGACCGGTACTACCCCACCAAAGCATTTATTCAAAATAGCAGTAAGGACTATGACTTGCTGCTGCGGCTCAAGTCTAACCGAGTATTCTATCGAAAAGTGGTGAGAGATGAGCAGAAACGAGGTCGCGGCGCTCCCGCTAAACACGGTGCTCGTTTCCAATGTAATGATCCCAATACGCACGGTTTGCCGCAGCGAGTGTGGGTTGGGACGGACGAAAATGGACACAAACTGGTAGTAAGCGCATGGACTGAGCTGCATTTGAGGGAAGCACCTGAACTGGCACTGAGCATAATCCGAATACAGCGTGAGGCAGCCAGTGGTAAAACCCATGACCCTCTGGAAAGTTGGTATGTGTGGTCGGGTCAAACTGAGCTTGACCTGACGCAAGTCTGGTCGTATTACAAGAGGCGTTACTCGATAGAACACGGCTATCGTTTTGACAAACAAGATTTGTTGTGGGAAAAACCACGCTTGCGCTATCCGAGCCAGTTTGAGTTGTGGACGGCGATAGTCAGTTTGGTACACGACGAATTGCAAATCGCTCAAGGCTTGGGCTTGGAAGTGTTGCGACCTTGGGAAAATAGTCAACGACAGCCAAGCCCTCAGCAAATTCGACGAGGCTTGTCCGGAATAATTGTGCAGTTGGGCAGTCCGGCCAAAGCCAGCAAAGTGCGAGGAAATGGGAAGGGTCGAGCGGTTGGCACCAAAGTAAGACCGGCTACCCGCTATAAGGTGGTCAAAAAGGGGTTTTCTACCTCTAATTTGACGAATATTCGCTGTTAA
- a CDS encoding DUF1992 domain-containing protein gives MGLSNHEIYIERLIREAQEQGKFVNLAGQGMPQRIEDQNPYLADEWRMAFKVLENGGYSPPWIEMDKELENDLERTYRDRLEHLRWLRRRLADIKSGPIQYFARDMRRLHSSHQHFLRAHAEKIRELNSKIERFNSICPVVSLQKKIMIVDELIRQFDLACPAIPLL, from the coding sequence ATGGGTCTTTCAAATCACGAAATTTATATTGAGCGACTTATACGTGAGGCTCAAGAACAAGGCAAGTTTGTTAATTTAGCCGGGCAAGGAATGCCGCAGCGCATTGAGGATCAAAATCCTTATTTAGCTGATGAATGGCGAATGGCGTTTAAAGTTCTTGAAAATGGAGGTTATAGCCCACCTTGGATTGAAATGGACAAGGAACTCGAGAACGATTTGGAAAGAACTTATCGTGATCGATTAGAACATCTGAGGTGGCTAAGGCGACGGCTTGCTGATATAAAATCTGGTCCTATCCAATATTTTGCGAGAGATATGCGACGGTTACATTCCTCACACCAGCATTTTCTACGCGCGCATGCCGAGAAAATTAGAGAATTGAATTCAAAGATTGAGCGATTTAACTCGATCTGCCCGGTAGTAAGTTTGCAGAAAAAGATTATGATTGTGGATGAACTTATCAGGCAATTTGACCTTGCTTGTCCTGCTATTCCCCTTCTTTAA
- a CDS encoding CheR family methyltransferase, whose amino-acid sequence MTDSSASGDEFNLDDFNLLSSILQSKFGLYFDTSKFPTLKSAVKERFKEIKPKNIAAYIELIAAAEASYSFPIDSEIRTFGESKQALNSATRESHCLVELLTVNETKFFRNKEHFRAIREKVLPELIESRASEKKLRIWSSGCSTGQEPYSIAMLVTEAITEIQNRKGTKENWEVQIIASDISEKALNIAAEGRYRNDDISQIERTLVDKYFFAPTHERVATAPLELEQFSGYGRAPHARGKSRATYLIKPEIKAAVTFYYFNLASDNYPVDLFSNFDLVICENVTIYFSQEITRRVIDNIYRAMNEASYLFIGYSETLWQISDKFKLINNFDTFYYRKPTALEDQAQTLKYSSRITAPLPPDIAKTSAAQSTKPPPRVDTAPLQTGQPIAATPPPLSFGADSNWQALLKDGLTRMAKHEFTEAGRYLEKAVYYSNGNLESLIALARLKAKISNYTEAEELCRRAISADPLCEEAHLILGLIMYRKGNLAESIFEFQQVIYIDIESVPAHMYLGDIYRNAGQTAAAIREYRHALSALRKYASEDMIEDLPVSILKQSCEQNLSVLNRA is encoded by the coding sequence ATGACCGATTCTAGCGCTAGCGGCGATGAATTTAACCTAGATGATTTTAACCTGCTTTCCTCAATACTTCAAAGCAAGTTTGGATTGTATTTTGATACCTCCAAATTCCCCACTCTAAAGAGCGCCGTAAAAGAGAGGTTCAAGGAAATCAAGCCTAAGAACATTGCTGCTTATATTGAGCTTATTGCCGCAGCCGAGGCGAGTTACTCCTTTCCTATTGACAGCGAGATTCGAACATTCGGTGAATCTAAACAAGCGCTTAACTCAGCTACTCGGGAATCGCATTGTTTGGTTGAGTTACTTACGGTAAACGAGACGAAATTTTTCAGGAATAAAGAACATTTTAGGGCAATACGTGAGAAAGTTTTGCCTGAACTTATTGAAAGCCGGGCAAGCGAGAAAAAACTGAGGATATGGAGTTCTGGTTGCTCGACCGGGCAAGAGCCGTATTCGATAGCAATGCTTGTTACCGAAGCTATTACCGAGATTCAGAACCGAAAAGGTACAAAAGAGAATTGGGAAGTTCAAATAATTGCTTCCGATATTAGTGAAAAAGCCCTGAACATTGCAGCAGAAGGTCGTTATCGCAATGATGATATTAGTCAGATAGAGCGCACGCTGGTTGATAAGTATTTTTTTGCGCCTACCCATGAACGTGTTGCGACTGCTCCTTTGGAATTGGAGCAATTTTCAGGGTATGGTCGCGCCCCGCATGCGCGTGGCAAGAGTCGCGCCACATATCTCATAAAACCAGAGATTAAAGCGGCAGTGACATTTTACTATTTCAACCTTGCCTCAGATAATTATCCGGTCGATCTGTTTTCTAATTTTGATTTAGTGATATGCGAAAATGTAACTATTTATTTTTCACAGGAAATTACTCGTCGGGTTATCGATAATATTTATCGAGCTATGAACGAGGCTAGTTATCTTTTCATAGGTTATAGCGAAACACTCTGGCAAATTTCTGATAAATTCAAACTGATCAATAATTTTGACACTTTCTATTACCGTAAACCAACCGCCCTAGAAGATCAGGCTCAAACTCTAAAGTATAGTTCGCGTATTACTGCACCGTTGCCACCGGATATTGCAAAAACTAGCGCTGCGCAATCTACCAAACCCCCACCAAGAGTCGATACTGCTCCTTTGCAAACCGGACAACCTATAGCAGCAACACCTCCCCCTCTTAGCTTTGGTGCGGATAGTAACTGGCAGGCGCTTCTGAAAGATGGTTTGACGAGGATGGCAAAGCATGAGTTTACAGAAGCGGGTCGTTATTTGGAAAAAGCGGTATATTATTCAAATGGAAACTTAGAGTCATTGATAGCGCTAGCGCGATTAAAGGCTAAAATTTCAAATTATACGGAAGCAGAAGAATTATGCCGACGTGCTATTTCAGCAGACCCACTCTGTGAAGAGGCTCACCTGATTTTAGGGCTGATTATGTACCGCAAGGGAAATCTAGCGGAAAGTATTTTTGAATTCCAGCAAGTAATTTATATAGATATTGAGTCTGTTCCGGCACATATGTATCTTGGAGATATCTATCGCAATGCCGGACAAACCGCCGCCGCCATTCGTGAGTATCGCCATGCGCTGTCAGCCTTGCGAAAATATGCTTCGGAAGATATGATCGAAGACCTTCCCGTAAGCATCCTCAAGCAATCCTGTGAGCAAAACTTATCAGTATTAAACCGCGCCTAA
- a CDS encoding SRPBCC family protein, with protein sequence MKIDGNYTFEAPREMVFHMLQDPEVLSKIIPGCEQLTLVGDNEYEAALEINVGPVKGKFKGKVLLSDLNAPESYTMTINGNGAPGFVKGTGHVKLEQQGVNTTLMTYEGDAHVGGRIASVGQRLVESAAKALTKQSLDGVNQYIEAVVKAKAEKESLPPPKIEAPNQTEFAMGVAKGVISDIVPPNRRPLYVGAAISLLLLFIILRSRQSSKKKSTQNSDS encoded by the coding sequence GTGAAAATTGATGGTAATTATACATTTGAAGCACCTCGCGAAATGGTCTTTCACATGCTACAAGACCCCGAAGTTCTTTCCAAAATTATTCCGGGTTGCGAACAATTAACCCTTGTGGGTGATAATGAATACGAAGCCGCTTTGGAAATTAACGTTGGACCTGTAAAAGGAAAATTTAAAGGCAAGGTATTGCTTTCCGACCTTAATGCGCCTGAGAGCTATACTATGACTATCAATGGTAACGGCGCACCTGGCTTTGTAAAAGGAACCGGACATGTTAAGCTGGAACAGCAAGGCGTGAATACAACGCTGATGACCTATGAGGGTGATGCCCATGTGGGCGGTCGTATTGCCAGTGTAGGACAACGCCTCGTTGAAAGCGCCGCAAAAGCTCTTACCAAGCAAAGCCTCGATGGTGTTAATCAATATATAGAAGCAGTCGTTAAAGCTAAAGCCGAGAAAGAAAGCCTCCCACCACCAAAAATAGAAGCTCCTAACCAAACTGAATTTGCAATGGGAGTGGCTAAAGGTGTGATTTCAGATATTGTTCCCCCCAACCGTCGTCCTCTATATGTTGGTGCTGCAATTTCATTGTTGCTACTATTCATTATATTGCGCTCAAGACAATCATCAAAAAAGAAAAGCACCCAAAATAGCGATAGCTAG
- a CDS encoding RIO1 family regulatory kinase/ATPase has protein sequence MKNKFNYKSEESELLDQFEQFNRKKGREEPESNPFEPYVKEKMITQMLRLVKSGKEAKVYCCEATPQMDSDYLALKVYIPRENRNFKNDATYREGRVVLNQHDVRAMRKKSEWGKVMSSGLWSNQEYIYLHMMYRAGADVPKPYAQRGNSILMEFLGEGDLAAPILNNVELENAEAKIVFERLMHNIELFLSLNIVHSDLSPFNVLYWQEQIRIIDFPQAVDARFNKNSEWLLERDITNLCRYFKRFGVIADPAKLSGNFWLRFQNSQF, from the coding sequence TTGAAGAATAAATTTAATTACAAGAGCGAAGAATCAGAGCTACTAGACCAGTTTGAACAATTTAACCGGAAAAAGGGTCGAGAAGAACCCGAATCTAATCCATTCGAGCCTTATGTGAAAGAAAAAATGATCACGCAGATGTTGCGTTTGGTTAAAAGCGGCAAGGAAGCGAAAGTTTATTGCTGCGAAGCCACCCCACAAATGGATTCGGATTATCTGGCTCTAAAGGTTTATATCCCGCGTGAGAATCGCAACTTCAAGAACGACGCTACCTACCGAGAGGGGCGGGTTGTGCTAAATCAACATGATGTTCGCGCCATGCGAAAAAAGAGCGAGTGGGGCAAAGTGATGTCCAGCGGGTTGTGGAGTAATCAAGAATATATCTATTTGCACATGATGTATAGGGCTGGTGCGGACGTACCAAAACCCTATGCCCAACGTGGCAATTCTATATTGATGGAGTTTCTGGGCGAAGGCGATCTGGCAGCCCCGATTCTTAACAATGTCGAATTGGAGAACGCGGAAGCTAAGATTGTTTTCGAGCGTTTGATGCACAACATTGAGTTATTTCTAAGCCTGAATATCGTCCATAGCGATTTGTCTCCCTTCAATGTGCTTTACTGGCAAGAGCAAATCAGGATTATTGATTTTCCGCAAGCGGTGGATGCACGCTTTAACAAGAATTCTGAATGGCTGTTGGAGCGCGATATTACAAACCTATGCCGCTATTTCAAGCGTTTTGGCGTTATTGCCGACCCGGCGAAACTTAGCGGGAATTTCTGGTTGCGCTTCCAAAATTCGCAGTTCTGA
- a CDS encoding transposase codes for MAANNKPANPAKPINLPSVEVVQQELDKASSIEDFFGREGIFAKLFARTLEQMLEAELTDHLGYEKYEAKGRNSGNSRNGKVTRQLNGYVNSAV; via the coding sequence GTGGCGGCTAACAACAAACCAGCTAATCCAGCAAAACCGATCAACTTGCCATCAGTAGAAGTGGTTCAGCAAGAACTGGACAAGGCTAGCTCCATCGAAGATTTCTTCGGTCGGGAGGGGATTTTCGCCAAACTGTTCGCTCGCACCCTGGAGCAAATGCTGGAGGCGGAACTGACCGACCATCTGGGTTATGAGAAATATGAGGCTAAAGGTCGTAATAGTGGTAATAGCCGAAACGGCAAAGTTACTCGCCAGTTAAACGGGTATGTCAATAGTGCTGTGTAA
- the der gene encoding ribosome biogenesis GTPase Der: MTKPLVAIVGRPNVGKSTFFNRVIGEKLAIVEDLPGTTRDRLYGDGEWNGRYFTLIDTGGLEFESEDEQKKESENKGVDSIREIARQTRAQATVAIEEADVIVFMVDAKTGLTSTDRDIADILRRTKKPVLLAANRADSEERRQNSVEFYELGLGDPIPISSYHGTNTGDLLDAITENLPPIPETIEQAQIRIAIIGRPNVGKSRLLNSLLGQERVIVSDVPGTTRDAIDTEIIVGDKTVTLIDTAGIRRPGRIDIGVEKWSVMRTLRAINRSNVVLLVVDASEGITAQDAHIAGYALEESKGIVLVVNKWDKVEKDNTTMNQYVTKIREQLDFMSYVPMIFISAKFGQRVNKVLDAALTVAEERHKRIPTATLNKVMRDAIAAHSPATKPGKWLKLLYVTQVEVDPPTFVFSVNDAKQVHFSYQRYLENKIREAFGFEGTPLKMIFRGRDESDD; the protein is encoded by the coding sequence ATGACAAAACCACTCGTTGCCATTGTTGGTCGTCCCAATGTGGGCAAATCTACTTTTTTTAACCGCGTAATTGGCGAGAAATTGGCAATTGTTGAGGATTTACCCGGTACTACCCGTGACCGACTCTACGGTGACGGTGAGTGGAATGGGCGTTATTTCACTTTGATTGATACTGGCGGTCTCGAATTTGAATCCGAGGATGAGCAAAAGAAGGAAAGTGAAAACAAAGGGGTAGACTCTATTCGAGAAATAGCACGTCAGACCCGCGCTCAAGCAACTGTGGCAATTGAAGAAGCCGATGTTATTGTTTTTATGGTAGATGCAAAAACCGGTTTAACCTCAACTGACCGGGACATTGCCGATATCCTTAGAAGAACTAAAAAGCCGGTGCTTCTCGCTGCTAACCGCGCCGATAGCGAAGAGCGTCGCCAAAATTCAGTCGAATTTTATGAACTTGGACTGGGCGACCCCATTCCGATTAGTAGCTATCATGGCACTAATACCGGAGATTTGCTGGATGCGATTACCGAAAACCTACCTCCAATACCTGAAACTATCGAACAAGCTCAAATTAGAATTGCGATAATCGGTCGCCCGAATGTTGGAAAAAGCCGCTTGCTCAATTCTTTGCTAGGGCAAGAGCGGGTTATAGTTTCGGACGTGCCGGGTACAACTCGCGATGCCATTGATACTGAGATTATAGTTGGCGACAAAACAGTAACCTTGATTGATACCGCCGGTATCCGTCGTCCGGGTCGCATAGACATCGGTGTAGAGAAATGGAGTGTGATGCGAACTCTTCGCGCCATTAACCGCTCTAACGTGGTGCTGTTGGTGGTCGATGCTAGTGAAGGAATTACCGCTCAGGATGCCCATATCGCCGGTTATGCCCTTGAGGAAAGTAAGGGTATCGTGCTGGTAGTGAACAAGTGGGATAAAGTTGAGAAGGATAACACTACCATGAACCAGTATGTCACTAAGATACGTGAACAACTGGATTTCATGTCGTATGTCCCGATGATTTTTATCAGCGCAAAATTTGGGCAACGTGTCAACAAAGTTCTGGATGCTGCCCTTACAGTGGCAGAAGAACGCCATAAACGTATCCCTACCGCTACCCTGAATAAGGTGATGCGAGATGCAATAGCGGCGCATAGTCCTGCTACTAAGCCGGGAAAATGGCTGAAGTTGCTATATGTAACACAAGTGGAAGTCGATCCACCAACATTTGTGTTTTCGGTGAATGACGCAAAACAGGTGCATTTTTCATACCAACGCTATCTTGAAAACAAGATTCGCGAAGCCTTTGGTTTTGAAGGTACTCCTCTTAAAATGATATTCCGTGGTCGCGACGAATCAGATGATTAA
- a CDS encoding gamma carbonic anhydrase family protein: MWLIEYNGNRPQIGENVFIAPNATLIGDVVIENGASIWFGVVLRADNNRIIIGENANIQDNTVVHTNDDDPPTTIGACVTIGHSAVLEGCIIEKNAVIGMNATVLSKAVVGEGAMVAANSVVTIGSKIPAWNLAAGIPAQVKKELSGQSRKQVEENWKEYTHLRDTYLAKGIDKIF, from the coding sequence ATGTGGTTAATCGAGTACAATGGCAATCGCCCACAAATAGGCGAAAATGTTTTTATTGCCCCAAACGCTACTTTAATCGGAGATGTAGTAATTGAAAACGGGGCGAGTATCTGGTTTGGGGTAGTGTTACGTGCTGATAATAACCGCATTATCATCGGAGAGAATGCGAATATTCAGGATAACACGGTGGTACATACCAACGATGACGACCCTCCCACAACCATTGGCGCTTGTGTAACTATTGGGCATAGCGCGGTGCTGGAAGGCTGTATTATTGAGAAAAATGCGGTTATTGGCATGAATGCTACCGTGCTAAGTAAAGCTGTGGTGGGTGAAGGCGCGATGGTAGCCGCAAATTCGGTCGTGACAATTGGTTCAAAAATACCGGCATGGAATCTGGCTGCCGGAATTCCGGCACAGGTTAAGAAAGAGTTGAGTGGGCAAAGCCGAAAACAAGTGGAAGAAAATTGGAAAGAATATACACATTTAAGAGATACATATTTAGCCAAAGGTATTGATAAAATTTTCTAA